The Hymenobacter oligotrophus genome has a window encoding:
- a CDS encoding SH3 domain-containing protein — MIRLLFAACLLALGACATAKDDVAKIPTLLPVAIDRTAGATCGLYSQASTQSEMLAMIDVGAKIQVLDSSNAHFVRARMSKNGKTLTGFMYKACLGK, encoded by the coding sequence ATGATCCGCCTATTGTTTGCTGCCTGCTTGCTGGCGCTCGGCGCCTGTGCCACTGCCAAAGACGACGTGGCCAAAATCCCGACGCTGCTGCCCGTTGCCATCGACCGCACCGCCGGCGCCACCTGCGGCCTCTACAGCCAAGCCTCTACCCAATCCGAAATGCTGGCTATGATTGATGTGGGCGCCAAAATCCAGGTACTGGATTCGAGCAACGCCCACTTTGTGCGGGCGCGCATGAGCAAAAATGGCAAAACGCTTACGGGCTTTATGTACAAAGCTTGCCTAGGCAAGTAG
- a CDS encoding DUF4136 domain-containing protein: MKFITQIFTRPAALAAVGLTLLLGSAGCASVPRVGVTSDFDHAVNFRNYKTWAWYPEQPTDAEGGPAKGYNSFFDKRMRRSVEAEMVRKGMTKVEKNPDVYVAYSARVEDKQRTNTAVPYGPYGWHPYWGLGWNRGLYQQPVVEYKAGNVIIDIVDAKRKELVWRGYGQSQVDEQNLSDEEVNRIVTGVLGTYPPTDNTARR; the protein is encoded by the coding sequence ATGAAATTCATCACGCAAATTTTCACTCGTCCGGCGGCGCTGGCAGCCGTTGGGCTTACCCTGCTGTTGGGCTCGGCCGGTTGTGCCTCGGTGCCGCGTGTAGGCGTCACTTCCGATTTCGACCACGCCGTTAATTTCCGCAACTACAAAACCTGGGCGTGGTACCCCGAGCAGCCCACCGATGCTGAGGGCGGCCCGGCCAAGGGTTACAACTCCTTCTTCGACAAGCGCATGCGCCGCTCGGTGGAAGCCGAAATGGTGCGCAAGGGCATGACGAAGGTGGAGAAAAACCCCGACGTGTACGTGGCCTACTCGGCGCGCGTGGAGGACAAGCAACGCACCAACACGGCGGTGCCGTACGGCCCCTACGGCTGGCACCCCTACTGGGGTTTGGGCTGGAACCGCGGCCTGTACCAGCAACCGGTGGTTGAGTACAAGGCTGGCAACGTCATCATCGACATTGTGGATGCCAAGCGCAAAGAGTTGGTATGGCGCGGCTACGGCCAAAGCCAGGTAGACGAGCAAAACCTGTCGGATGAGGAAGTAAACCGCATCGTGACGGGCGTGTTGGGCACCTACCCGCCCACCGACAACACCGCTCGCCGCTAA
- the lipA gene encoding lipoyl synthase — MDTLLTLPVIQPEAAAPAKPRKPDWLRVKLPVGESYANVRRLVDEHKLHTICESGNCPNMGECWGAGTATFMILGNICTRSCSFCAVATGRPTEYDLDEPRRVAEAIKLMGVKHAVITSVNRDELKDRGASVWYETVVQTKQLSPETTIETLIPDVKANWDALQTMIAGGQEVVSHNIETVGSLYRLVRPQAKYDRSLEQIRRTKEAGKRTKSGIMLGLGETKDEMYQAMDDLVANGLDILTLGQYLQPTKRHIEVAEFIHPDLFAHYREEGLRRGLKYVESGPLVRSSYHAERHVNVPI; from the coding sequence ATGGATACTCTCCTGACCTTACCCGTAATACAACCCGAAGCGGCTGCCCCGGCCAAGCCCCGCAAGCCCGATTGGCTGCGCGTGAAGCTGCCGGTAGGCGAATCGTACGCCAACGTGCGCCGCCTCGTGGACGAACATAAGCTGCATACCATCTGCGAAAGCGGGAACTGCCCCAACATGGGCGAGTGCTGGGGTGCCGGCACCGCCACGTTCATGATTTTGGGCAATATTTGCACGCGCTCGTGCTCGTTTTGCGCCGTGGCTACGGGCCGCCCCACCGAGTACGACCTCGACGAGCCCCGCCGCGTAGCCGAGGCCATTAAGCTGATGGGCGTGAAGCACGCCGTAATTACCTCCGTAAACCGCGACGAGTTGAAAGACCGCGGCGCCAGCGTGTGGTACGAAACGGTGGTTCAAACCAAGCAGCTCTCGCCCGAAACCACCATCGAAACGCTCATACCCGACGTGAAAGCCAACTGGGATGCGCTGCAGACCATGATTGCCGGTGGCCAGGAGGTGGTGTCGCACAACATCGAAACCGTGGGCAGCCTCTACCGCCTGGTGCGCCCGCAGGCCAAGTACGACCGCAGCCTGGAGCAGATTCGCCGCACCAAAGAAGCCGGCAAGCGCACCAAATCGGGTATTATGCTGGGCTTGGGCGAAACCAAGGACGAGATGTACCAAGCCATGGACGACCTTGTGGCCAACGGCCTCGACATCCTTACCCTAGGTCAGTACCTGCAGCCCACCAAGCGCCACATTGAGGTAGCCGAGTTTATCCACCCCGATTTGTTTGCGCACTACCGCGAAGAAGGCCTGCGCCGCGGCCTAAAGTACGTGGAGAGCGGTCCGCTGGTGCGCTCCAGCTACCACGCCGAGCGCCACGTAAACGTGCCGATCTAA